In Vulpes lagopus strain Blue_001 chromosome 4, ASM1834538v1, whole genome shotgun sequence, the DNA window aaaacaaaggcaCAGGGGAGCTCACACTGAAAGTTGACCCTGGAGGAGCCAGGAGGATCTCCGAATCACCAGGCAGGAGAACCCAGGCCCCGAGGGAGCCATTCTCCGTGAGGCTCCAGCCTTGGCTTTGAGTGGCAGTGAAGCGAATTTCTGGACTGCGCTGCGCAGCAGGGATGCTGGGAGCACCTGTCTCAGAGCCCCAGCTGGCGCAAGGACTCAGTGGCTCATACCCAGAAGCCCCggtcacagtgcctggcactgaaTCAGTAGTCAGGCAGCACTGGCGACTGTCTTGGGGGGTGGAGGTCCCAGACCCAGACCTCTGGTCCTCACCCCCACCTGGATGGCCCTGAGCACCCGCACAGACTATGATAGCAGGTCATGGAAGCAGAGACCATGATGCCAGTCCACCTTTACTCCTGGGCACAGAGTGGGCAATCCATACATCTTTGGAGCGCCTGGTTTATTCTGTTTGGCTGGCAAGTTATCGTCCTCGCATTCTTTCCATGGGGGAGCAGTGGCGAGCCACACAGACACTTCTTAGCTGTGTCATCTGGAGCGAGTAGCATGACTTCGCTGAACCCCAGCATCCTTAGCTGTGCAATGGGAAGGGGCTGACGCACTTATAAGGCTGCTATGAAGGATCAGCGAGACCACTCTGTACAAATCCCCATGTGGCATCTGACCTGGATTGAAGTCGAGTAAATGAGGCTTTTTTACCTTCATAATGACCCTGTGATGGAAGcatgatggttttcttttttttttttttaagactttatttatttattcatgagagacacagagagaaagagagagagagagagagagagaggcgagacacaggcagagagaagggctggctccatgtagggagccggacatgggactcgaccccgggtctccaggatcaggccctgggctgaaggtggcactaaaccgctgagccacccgggctgcccgatggTTTTCATTATTTGAGATGAGGAACCCCGACTCAGAGATATTGAATCATTTACCTAAAATCCCacagctgggacttgaacccaaaCCTCCTGCTTCCTGACGTGGTGCTCTTTCTTCATGCCAAATTATTATACTgaaagggaggggcaggaggaaggggacagagaggcACTTACAGCTGTAGGCTGCAGCCCCTCTCCCTGTAGGAGGGCACCGCAGTAACGGAGACCCAGTGCCTCTGAGCttgtattcatttcattttttttaaagattttatttatttatttttgagacagacacatgagccgggggaggggcagagggagacgcagactccccatggagcaaggagctcgatgcaggatttgatctcaggaccccatgatcatgacctgagccgaaggcagaggacgcttcactgactgagccaccgggggccctcatttcatttgtaaagtcctcttctcttctttgacAATGGCTTCCTGCCACTTCACTAAGAAAGtcctgctctctctcatgaaataaCAAGACAAAGAACAGGCCTTTCAGATGCCAGCCAACTGCCCGtaccccccaccctcaccagcCCCCTCTCACCCCGCCCCTGCCACCCGGAGAGTTGGGTTTCTCAGCACTAAATGACCATTCTCAACTCCTTTCAAAAAGAACTAATCAGGGTCTTAAAAATCCCTGAGCATCTGTAGTTCATCCACAAACAACTCAGCAATACTCCATCTTTATCGGGGGAGAAGGTAGGAAAAGAATAAATCTCACCAGCTTATTTTATATAGAAAGGACAATTGGCCATGAACTTTTTTGCACCGTGATCACCTTTGGAAAAACCTTTCCGAGAACAGGAAGCACCTTCTGCCTCCCAATGAAAGGTGCAAATGGCTGTGGAAGGAGCACGGATCCGGgggcctggagacctgggttctagaTTCCTACGACCTTGCTGGGCTTCTTGGACCAGTCCCTCAACTTCTCTGGGCCTAGTTTCCACATGCACACAATGCAGGAAGGAGACAAAATGAGTTTCGATCAATCAGCTTTCAAATTTGCTGAAAGTACCTAAAACAttgctaaagaaaagaaacaatggtGGCCATTTCTGTCCAGAAAACAATGTTCTCGATGTTTCCCTGAGCCCAGTATTGTGTTCATATCCTTACAAATGGGACACATGCGTCCCCAGGCCCCAAATTGGGAATGGCAAAATGACATCTCCTTAACAGTGTCAAAGCAAAAGTCTGATGGCTCTCTCTCCGCTGTGAGTGGGCAGGGCCACGCTTCCTTTGAGTCCTCCCCCAAAGTGGCCTAAAACTCTAAAACTCCAAGGGGTCCCATAAGAACTCAGGAACATTCTCTTCTTAGATTCccacgccccccccaccccccacccccgggctcaACCATTTCTCTCCTTATCACGCTTGACATCTTGCCCTGATTCTTCTTGGTCCAGTTGTGGCTGAGTCTGATTTGCTGTTGGCCCACTCCATCCCTCTCTGGATATTGGCTCCTGAGCTCCTGGTTTCTAGAATGGAGCACCCAAAAATGGAGCAAGCATAGGACTGCTGCATGGACACAGAGAGGCCTGCCCTGCTTTCCGGTCTTGTGGATACAATCGCAGAGTTGATAGTGTTCAGATTCTCACTGTCGACGTGGCCTTCCATTCCGCTTGCATCATATCACAGAACCCTGCCAGTTGACTGCAAGGTAAGTCCAGTTACTAATCCccttttttaatatggaaaaacaaaacaaaaccttggcAGGTAACTTGATCTCTTTGACCTCCAGACCTCATGAAGTGAGAAGTTAGTGAGTCAGAATTTGAATGGGAGTGATGATTTCAAAATATGTCCACAAGGTATCAGAATAAACCCATGGGACTTAATGCATGTACGTAGCAAGGTATAGAAATAGAGAGATGCTTATgggtatgtgtgcatgcacataggAGTATACGTGTGCGTGTATATACCTATATCTACTTCCCAGCTCTGTCCTTTGAGGGCGCCTAGAAACCAACTGCCTCAGTAGCAGTAACACCCCAGTGCCCAAATCTTGATTCCTAAATATCATTCTCTGCTAAAAGGAACTGAAACTCCTTAAAGAAATGGTTGATTCCAGAGCTCAGGCAGGAAATATACAGGATCAGTCTGGAGTGTTTGGGCCAAAAAACAGCAAACTGCCCAAGGACTAATGGCAGTATCTCAAAAGGACACcgggggatctgggtggctcagcggctgagggtctgcctttggctcgggtcatgatcctggggtcctgggatcgagtcctgtatcgggctccccccagggagcctgcttctccctctgcctgtgtctctgtctctatggagAGGAAAGGATTATAACCTATTATAAAATCTAGGAGTCCACAAGTCTACACaggtataaattaaaaaataaataaatgccctaACAGTAAAAAACACCAACAGTAAAACAATGATGGACTTTTTCTGCACACACTGTCTGGCAATCACAACAATGATTGATTCAGGGAAGGATCATTAATAGATGCTAAAACCAGTGGGTAAAAGCTTGAGGAATGAGGGGGTGTTTTCATAGTTTCAAAGTGTCTCTCCAAGGGATACTTGTCAAGTATCTTTGTATCAAGTATCAAGGACCTTTACAGCAGACACTGCCATAGCCCTGTGGTCACAGGGGACACTGCCGGTGGTGGGAATTGACAGCTTGTGCCCCAAGATGATGCTCTGGGAGGGACACGGCATTGCTTCAGTGGGATTCCTGCCCGAAGGTCATAGTGGAATCTGCGCAGGAGCAAACACCAGACAAACCCAAACTCTAAGGACTTGCGACCAAGTGACAGGGACACGTCATTCCTGTCATCACACAGAGCcaggagggggtgagggtggtgAAGCATGGATTTTAAGGAAGTGCTTGTTGCTCGCCTGTTGTCACGCGTTCCTCCCATGCCATGTGGTGGGTAGGGAGCAGGCATTATGACCACCTTCAAATTTAGTGTAGGTCTCTGGGTGACCTTGGATGAGTCTCTGGACATCTCTCCTCCCACCGTGTCCTGGGTCAGCTGGAAGGGACTCACCAGGGATTTATGGAGCTCTGGGGGAAATATGGAGGCACCTTGCTAGTTATAAAAGAGCACCCAGGTGTGTTGCAAAATGATAACACTCACTCCCTGTGGGGCTTTCAGTCCTGCAGGCTTTTGATCAGACCAAAATGTAAGGACCACCACCCTGCAATGGGCAATACCCACCCAGGGCTTGCTGCGTAAACACCTACACACTCACTCAGTCGTAACACCtaagacgtgtgtgtgtgtgtgtgtgtgtgtgtgtgtgtccaaggTGGATGCTCCATAGAGCATCTCCTCCACaccagacactattctaagtCAAGAAGACTGAGGGCGAGACAGAATGAATCTCAGTTCTGGTGGCCTCAGCTTCTAGGACGATGTAGTTCAACCCAAGCTAGGAACCTCAAAGtctatttaaaatgtatcaaGCCTTGGAGTTCTTTtaatgaggagaaagagaaagaagaagagcacCAAAATAAGCTCCGTGTTATACACACTTATTTAACCCTCATCCCAACCTTTGGGGTTAATGCATCCATTTCTCAGATAGAGAAACTAAAACTAGGGTTGCTCGGGTGGTGCACtaggtaaagcatctgactcttgagtttggctcatgtcatgatctcagggtcctgggattgagccccacgtcgggctccatgctcagcgcagatcGGTtagagatcctctctctctctctccctctctcccccacagtcccactctctctctctctccaataaataaaaacatcttaaaaacaaacaacaaaacctaaaactagAAGAGGGGCCTAATTTAGATAACTAATAAATGCTAGGTAACTAACATTTATTAGTTATCTAATAAATGGCTGAAATTTGAACTCGCAGCTGTGGAGCTTCAGAGCCCTGGCAGTGGTGGCTCTGTGGGTGCACTGCTGGGACCCAGATCCACCAGCCTGGCTCAGGGCCTCTCAGGGCTGGATAATTCCTTGTGGTGGAGGCTGCCCTGTGCGCTGTGAGATGTTTAGCATTGGCCTCTTCCCACTAAATGGCAGGAGCACCCCACACCCGGTTGTGACAATcaaaagtgtctccagacatggccaaatgtcccctggggaacAAAATCTCCCCAACTGAGAACCACTAGCCCAAGTGTAAACAGTTGTCCCACCACTTACTGTCGTATAACCTGGATAAGCAACTTAAGCCCtatgtgcctcagtgtcctcatctgtaaaatggacaaatGACAGTATGTGAGGTTAATGTGAGGATCAAATAGAATCAGGAAGGCTAgggtggctgggtgacgggcattaaggcgggcacgtgatgtgatgagcactaggtgttatactatgttagcaaattgaatttaaattaaacatatatataaatgtaaaggaAAGCACTTGGCTGTCCACATAAGGGCTCAGGACAAGGTTCCTTTTTTCCACTGccctctgctgcctcccctcCAAATATGAAAGAGTGTTCAGAGCAGGTGCACAGCAGAGGTTGGCTTACATACAGAAAGTTGTCACTGGAAAGTGTCAGGTAACCAGCTAATTAACAAATGGACAAGGGATGTTCTGATCCCCGCATTAGTGACCTGCTAACTGGGAATGTCCTGGCAGCCCTTCTCACCACTGCAGGGCAGTGAGGATTAAAGACTCCACAGCCAGACTGCCCAAGTTCAAGCCCAGCTATGGAACCCTGGGATCCTAATGCTATcatttcctcgtctgtaaaatgggggtaataaagGTGCCTGCCTGGCAGTGAGCAATGAATGAATTAGCACATGCATGGTACCCAGAGCCCAGTGCGGCCCATAGTACCTGCCGTTGCTGCTATTCCATTCCTAGAATAAGCCTCTCAAGGGtctccagccacactgaccaCCTCTATTTTCTCCTGGGGTGCCAAGTATAGTCCCATTTCCAGGCATTCACattcccattccctctgccaggaGCACTCCTCCTCCTAGACATTAACATCCCCCGACCCTCCTCCTTTGTCTGGGTCTCTATGCATACCGCCTCTTCTGAGACACAGCACCCAAAATAAGACAGCAGCTCCCGACCCTGCTCACTGTGCTGTTGGTATCACATCAATCATCACTGCCTGACCCGATATATCAGAGTCTAAACAGTACAGCACACACTGCAGAACAGTACAGCGTGGTCGTGTTCCTCCCCTTGTCTCTCTCCTATGAAAGCAGAAGTTCAACACACCAGAGTATCTAATTGGTGACTACATTCCTAGAACAGTGACCAGCACACGGTAGatgtaaataattataagaaatgaTTAGAGATATTTTGCAGAAGGGATTTTCAAAGTCCCTGCATAACTCATTTTCCTAACACGGAAACTGTTGGAACTGGGGCCTAGAACAGGTTtgccacaaaaacaaaacagaacgaAACAAAACCTTGCTTTATTATAACAGTGGGTCCTTTAGAACAGATTAGCTCTACTTAAGAGACTTCCAAACTGTGTTCCCTGAAACTGTGGTCTCCGGAGAGAAGGGAGTAAGGAATTAAACCAAGCAAGGATTCACAGGGTCAAAGACATCGGGAAGCAACGCAGAATTCTTTCCTGCTTGGGGATTCACACTGCACAGAAAAGCTCTAAGAAGCCCTGTAGAGAAAACACTTATTTGAGCAAGGTTTGCTGGGCTTACTTCACCCGAGACCCCACCCATAATATCTGCAtcatgaaatttgaaaaacagtGCTCTAGTAGAAGTGTCTCAACTTACAGAGGCAGACAGAAAGTACGGCCCAGAAAGGTGATTGGAgtcactcaaggtcacacagccagcttCTGAATCCTAGAGCAGGGCACTTCTCATGACTCTCGAGGTTTCCCTAGTGGTCCACACAAGTGATAGGTTCACCAGAGGCCAAAAACTGAGCACAGACCTCAGCTTCTATTATCAGTTTGGCTAAATCACTAATGAAACTTAAGGTACCAAATAGGACTTGCTTTCAACCTCACCATTCCAGAggtattcattccacaaatatggATTAGCCATTATGTGTCAAGCACGGCACGTTTTGTGGTGAACTAGACACAGTCGTTCAGTAGATTGACAATAAAATTATCCCTAAAGAGACCAAAATTGATTGAACTGTCCTTGATAAGCCTGCTTCAGAGTAGGGACTTGTAAGACATTACATATTCAGATCTCATTTGCTTCCATTAACAACGCTCACATTTAGATCTAGTGGTAATAACATGCTCTCAATTGGAATGGTTCTGGAATAAAAGGTTCCCCTTTCCTGTGCAGGCTGCAGAGAGGAACCAAAAGCTAGGAATTCATTGGGCTCTTTTTTCTGTTGAGCACCTCAATCAATAGATTTTCCCATTTCTGATTCATTCAAATATCATCTCTGGCTCCTcgattttcattaaaatgtgttttctcatttcctgttgtctacaaatgaaaatgactatttaaaaaatgagatttgttCTTTAAAGCATATCAGCTCACACATTTCAGAGCCTTTCAGAAATGTGGAACTAAAGCCACGTAAGTCTAAAACACTACAGATTCAAGACTGAGAAAGATTCGGCTATTATTCTGTATGACTTTTCAATGAACTAATAGCATCTACCTAGGAAATGGGAAATATTcttgtatgttatttttaaaaaggagattccaaatgagaaaaaagggatccctgggtggcgcagcggtttggcgcctgccggGCGCGATCTAGACCCGATCGAATCCTCGCTCCGTGATGGAGCCGCTTCTTGCTAGCTGTTCTCCTCTCACTGttgcacaaataaaaataaaaaaaaaattaaaaaatgaaaaaaaatatgatttcagcCAGAAGTCCTATTTGATACTTTGTGGCACTGAAGCCAGCTCTCAGCACAGACTTGAGATGtgtgtatctaaaaaaaaaaaaaaaacaaaaaaaaaaaaaaagtacacacatgcacacacacacaacaaaaccTGAGAACTGGATGCTCTTCACGGTCCTTGCTCCTGTGTGTACCTGTAAGGACAACTTGTATGCAAAGAAAATAGAGATGTGCTTCCAGACCAAGCCAACATCTACCCTGATATTAAGGATGCTCTCATGGTTTCTCCAGGAACTATCCTGAAAACCAATCTGGCAAAGCAAAGATAATCACCCCATAATCCACATAATTTGTGTTTATTAGACACCAGAACAAATCAGAAAGAGTTGCTCAGCTGTtgtaaagacacacacagagagcagaaATTGCATAAACAAAGGGCCACAGGAAGCTGGATACAggaaagccacacacacacaccccatcagTGCAACACACACATAGAACCTGTTGTCTAAAAATCAACTGAACAAAAATAAGTCACTGATCAATCCATTTgtttaaaggggggggggcatatttttttaaagaccagctgcttttttttttttttaatcaaacaccACCTTCTCTTCTCTAACCGAACCATTGGTCCATTTCTGCTCGATTGGGGTATATTTGACTGAGTTTATGTCAAACACTTCTGCCAACTCCTCAAACAGCAAATCAGTCTGGTGAGGCTTCTCAGCACACGGGAGActacagacacagacacagaaaatgTGATCAACTGAGCAGCACTGGAGATGTATCTGTGAGTGTGTATTCCGCATGCTGGTTAGTGTCTGTGCAGTTATGTAGATCCAGGAGGGGCGCTTCTTAGGCAGTTTAATGGATTCCGTTTGGGGTGAAAGGTGTTATTTTGCCCAACGAAATCTCCCCCTCGCAGTCCAGCTCCCAGAGGGACTCGGCAGCAGGGTCACCATCGGGGGACGCCTGAGAGATCCGGGACATGCGGTCGAAAGGGCTCTCCTCCTCCTTGTCCACCTCCCCGTCCCCCGGGGTCACGGCATTGGGGATCATATGGATGTAGGCAGCTGCGACCTCCTTGTGGAGGACGGTGTCCTGGTTGTAGGAGATGAGCTCATTGCTGATGTTCACTGTCTCCACGGGGGTGCGGGCGCACAGGTGGCTGCACCCCAGCAGCTGCGCAAACACCTTCCGGAAGTCAGCGTTGAAGGCGTAGATGACCGGGTTGAGCGAGGAGTTGGCCCAGCCGAACCAGACGAAGACGTCGAAGGTGGTCTCGCTGACGCAGGGGAAGCCCGCCCGAGGGCCCTCGGGGCGTCCGCTGCAGAAGGGGACCATGCAGTTAAGGATGAAGAAGGGCAGCCAGCAGCACACGAAGACCCCCATGATCACCGACAGGGTCTTGAGGACTTTGGTCTCCTTCTTGATGGATGCCCGCAGGCTGGTGTCAGGGGCACAGGCTGCGCGGCTGCGGCAGCTCTGCGCGTGCTCCGCGGCGCGCTCCAGGGAGGAAATCCTGCGGATCTGCACCTGGGCGATGCGGTAGATGCGCGTGTAGGTCACGATCATGATGGCCACGGGGATGTAGAAGCTGATGAGCGACGAGGAGATTGCGTACGTGCGGTTCAGGCTGGAGTCACAGTTTTCCGCCCTCGCCTCTGGCTCCCCGGCGTCCTCCCAGGGCGTCCCGTTGGCCAGGACCGAGGGCGGCTCCGCTCCGCCCCAGGGGTCCGCCTTGTCCCTGTGCCAATGCAGCTGAACCGGGATGAAGGAGATGAGAATGGACAAGGTCCAGGCCAGGCCCACCATGACCAACGCCACACGCTGGGTCATCTTGCGCTCATAGCGGAAGGGCCTGGAGATGGCCCAGTAGCGGTCCACGCTGATGACGCACAGGTTCAGGATGGAGGCGGTGGAGCACATGATGTCGAAGGCCACCCAGATGTCGCAGAAGGCCCCAAAGGGCCAGTACCCGGCCACCTCGGCCACCGCCTTCCAGGGCATGACCAGCAGCGCCACGAAGAGGTCGGACACGGCCAGAGACACGATGAAGACGTTGGTCATCTTGGCGCGCAGGTGGCGGCTGCGCACGATGGCCGCGCACACCAGCACGTTGCCCAGCAGGGTCCAGACGATGAGCAGGGTCAGGAGGCCGGCGGTGACCACCTGCGCGGGCCCCAGcggcgccgccccctccgcgccccccgcggcGCCCCGCGGCGCCCGCTGCTGCTGCCCGAACCGCGCCCGGTACGCGGAGCCGTTGCGCCCCGGCGGCAGCATGTCGGGCTCGGCGTCAGGGGCGGGCTGCGCGCGGTCCCAGCTTCGGCCTTGCGCCCCCCGGGTGACCCCATCGGGCACCCGGGGGCTGGCGCACCGGGACCCGCGGCTGAGGGATGCCCGCGCCCCGGGGGGCCGCTCACCGTGCGCCGCGCCGGGGCCCCGAGTGCGCGGGGTCCCCTCTCGCCGCCTGCGGTGCCTCCGGGTGGGTGGCTGCGTTGCGCCCCTCCGGCGCGGGCGCTGGGCGCGGGAGGCCGGCCGGGGCGCGCCGGGCGGCGGTGGCTGCGGCTGTGTCTGGTTCGCAGCCGGAGCAGCGGAGAGCCAGCCGGCAccgagggggcgggggccgggagcGACCCGCCGCGGGCGAGCGCGGCGGCGCTGCCTGCATCCCGGTGTgcgccccgggcccgcgcccccgcgccgccgccccacCTGTGCCGCGGCGCTCACTCTCCGCGCTCCGCCCGCCGCCACAGTCTGGGGGCGACTCCGAAGGCGGGAGGCCACCTTCGGGCCAGACCCTCGCCCCGCGCCAGGGAGAACACGCCCTGGGGCGACCAAGAGGTCCCCGACCCAGCCCTGGTGCCCTAGCCCCAAACACATTTGGGGAACGGGGAGGCGGGCTAGGGATGGAGGAAATCCCTGGCCTCTGGACTGGGAAAGCGTGTTTGTGAGGCAGAGGGCAGCCTTGGCTTTCTCCCAGACCCAAGCCCCCAACTGAGACTTCATTCCTGGCTTGTGTGACCTGGAGCGCCC includes these proteins:
- the DRD5 gene encoding D(1B) dopamine receptor; protein product: MLPPGRNGSAYRARFGQQQRAPRGAAGGAEGAAPLGPAQVVTAGLLTLLIVWTLLGNVLVCAAIVRSRHLRAKMTNVFIVSLAVSDLFVALLVMPWKAVAEVAGYWPFGAFCDIWVAFDIMCSTASILNLCVISVDRYWAISRPFRYERKMTQRVALVMVGLAWTLSILISFIPVQLHWHRDKADPWGGAEPPSVLANGTPWEDAGEPEARAENCDSSLNRTYAISSSLISFYIPVAIMIVTYTRIYRIAQVQIRRISSLERAAEHAQSCRSRAACAPDTSLRASIKKETKVLKTLSVIMGVFVCCWLPFFILNCMVPFCSGRPEGPRAGFPCVSETTFDVFVWFGWANSSLNPVIYAFNADFRKVFAQLLGCSHLCARTPVETVNISNELISYNQDTVLHKEVAAAYIHMIPNAVTPGDGEVDKEEESPFDRMSRISQASPDGDPAAESLWELDCEGEISLGKITPFTPNGIH